One genomic window of Bradyrhizobium sp. CCGE-LA001 includes the following:
- a CDS encoding DUF3551 domain-containing protein encodes MRARIALPIVATFSLALATFALVLSASSPAQAFGTRHPFCLTGDEWPGLSNCRFDTYAQCQASASGRALTCIANPFFAGVSDDPYAYPNRPGAQTPGYFLPR; translated from the coding sequence ATGCGCGCCCGAATTGCTCTTCCCATTGTCGCCACATTTTCGCTCGCACTCGCCACATTTGCACTCGTGCTCAGCGCAAGCTCTCCGGCGCAAGCGTTCGGCACGCGTCATCCCTTCTGCCTCACCGGCGATGAATGGCCGGGGTTGAGCAATTGCAGGTTCGATACTTACGCACAGTGTCAGGCGAGTGCGTCGGGCCGCGCGCTGACCTGCATCGCCAATCCCTTCTTCGCAGGCGTGAGCGATGATCCCTACGCCTATCCGAACCGGCCGGGTGCGCAGACGCCGGGCTATTTCCTGCCGCGCTGA
- a CDS encoding DUF3551 domain-containing protein produces the protein MRRTCLALVVIGLPFAGGVVHAQTYDPSYPVCMQIYGPVGYFDCRYGSLAQCRYLAVGRSASCVVNPYFAQAKPPRRSKHR, from the coding sequence ATGCGCCGCACCTGCCTCGCACTTGTCGTGATCGGCCTGCCGTTCGCAGGCGGGGTCGTGCACGCACAGACCTATGATCCGAGCTACCCCGTCTGCATGCAGATCTACGGCCCCGTCGGCTATTTCGACTGTCGTTACGGCTCGCTGGCGCAATGCCGGTATCTCGCCGTCGGCCGTTCGGCGAGTTGCGTCGTGAACCCGTATTTTGCGCAGGCTAAGCCCCCTCGACGATCGAAGCACCGATAA
- a CDS encoding MFS transporter, with translation MTISHQATSPRAGSAAASAPPHLAIVLVSLAMGGFAIGTTEFASMSLLPFFAADLGIDEPTAGHAISAYALGVVLGAPLIAVLGARFARRTQLLALMAVFALGNALTALAPGYGSMIAARFLSGLPHGAYFGIAALVAASLVPQHRRSQAVGQVMLGLTSATIIGVPLANLIGQAVGWRASFGLVSVLALLTILLCALFAPRDRAGSSDPLRELGALRSGRVWITLAIGAIGFGGMFAVYTYLATTLIEVTKVSPTVIPFFLAVFGIGATLGNLFVPRFADRALMPTAGVILLFAAVALMVFPLAAGNPWLLAADVFAIGASVSLGAILQTRLMDVAGDAQALAAALNHSAFNTANALGPFLGGLAIREGLGWTSTGPVGAALALLGLLIWAIAARDTGPARVTSRRDAGSPTKAPTAPAAGVGS, from the coding sequence ATGACGATCTCGCACCAAGCGACCTCGCCCCGCGCGGGTTCAGCCGCAGCTTCAGCGCCCCCTCACCTCGCCATCGTCCTCGTCTCGCTCGCGATGGGCGGCTTTGCGATCGGAACCACCGAATTCGCATCGATGAGCCTGCTGCCGTTCTTCGCCGCCGACCTCGGCATCGACGAGCCGACCGCGGGCCACGCGATCAGCGCCTACGCCCTCGGTGTCGTGCTGGGCGCACCGCTGATCGCTGTGCTCGGCGCGCGGTTCGCGCGGCGCACGCAGCTGCTGGCCCTGATGGCCGTGTTCGCACTCGGCAATGCGCTCACGGCGTTGGCGCCGGGCTACGGCTCGATGATCGCGGCCCGCTTTCTCTCCGGATTGCCCCACGGCGCCTATTTCGGCATCGCCGCGCTGGTCGCCGCCTCGCTCGTTCCGCAACATCGTCGCTCACAGGCAGTCGGCCAGGTGATGCTCGGCCTGACCTCCGCCACCATCATCGGCGTGCCCCTGGCCAATCTGATCGGACAGGCGGTCGGCTGGCGCGCGAGTTTTGGCCTCGTGTCGGTGCTGGCGCTGCTCACGATTTTGCTGTGCGCCCTGTTCGCGCCGCGCGACCGGGCCGGCAGCTCCGATCCGCTCCGCGAGCTCGGCGCGCTCAGAAGCGGCCGCGTCTGGATCACGCTGGCGATCGGCGCCATCGGCTTCGGCGGCATGTTCGCCGTCTACACCTATCTCGCGACCACGCTGATCGAGGTCACCAAGGTCAGCCCGACGGTCATTCCGTTTTTCCTGGCCGTGTTCGGCATCGGCGCCACGCTCGGCAATCTGTTCGTGCCGCGCTTCGCCGACCGCGCCCTGATGCCGACGGCGGGCGTCATCCTGCTGTTCGCCGCGGTTGCACTCATGGTGTTTCCTCTTGCCGCCGGCAATCCCTGGCTGCTCGCGGCGGACGTGTTTGCGATCGGCGCCAGCGTGTCGCTCGGCGCCATCCTGCAGACGCGGCTGATGGACGTTGCGGGCGATGCGCAGGCGCTCGCGGCCGCGCTGAACCATTCGGCCTTCAACACCGCCAATGCGCTCGGCCCATTCCTCGGCGGCCTCGCCATTCGTGAAGGCCTCGGCTGGACCTCCACCGGGCCCGTCGGCGCTGCGCTCGCGCTGCTCGGTTTGCTGATCTGGGCCATCGCCGCCCGCGACACGGGACCTGCGCGGGTCACCTCGCGACGTGATGCCGGGTCGCCGACGAAGGCTCCGACGGCCCCCGCCGCTGGCGTCGGATCGTAG
- a CDS encoding HD domain-containing protein — MTSVISGVKIPDSQLAREATELVRQYEDEMLFNHSVRVYVFGAIKGQRQKLKFDSELLYVAALFHDLGLVDHYHTETKRFEVDGADAARDFLRARGIAEPQADLVWEAIALHTTPGIPQYMRPEIALTNAGVLVDVVGVGFDDYTPEQREQVISAFPRGDFKNEFLKVQTCSALKKPQTTFGTVNFDYIEDHDPTFRKPNVCARIRNTPWQS, encoded by the coding sequence ATGACGAGCGTGATTTCCGGCGTCAAGATTCCCGACAGCCAACTGGCGCGAGAGGCCACCGAACTCGTGCGCCAATACGAAGACGAGATGCTGTTCAACCATTCGGTTCGCGTCTACGTGTTCGGTGCGATCAAGGGGCAGCGTCAGAAGCTGAAGTTCGATTCCGAGCTGCTGTACGTGGCGGCGCTGTTTCACGACCTCGGCCTCGTCGATCACTATCACACCGAGACCAAGCGATTTGAGGTCGATGGCGCCGACGCCGCGCGCGACTTTCTGCGGGCGCGCGGCATCGCCGAACCGCAAGCCGACCTAGTGTGGGAGGCGATCGCGCTGCACACCACGCCCGGAATTCCACAATATATGAGACCGGAGATCGCGCTCACCAATGCCGGCGTTCTGGTGGATGTCGTCGGCGTAGGATTTGACGACTACACGCCGGAACAGCGCGAGCAGGTGATCTCCGCGTTTCCGCGGGGTGACTTCAAGAACGAATTTCTGAAGGTGCAGACCTGTTCAGCCCTGAAGAAGCCGCAGACGACGTTCGGGACGGTGAACTTCGACTACATCGAGGATCACGATCCCACCTTCCGCAAGCCAAATGTCTGTGCGCGCATCCGCAACACGCCCTGGCAGAGCTGA
- a CDS encoding carboxymuconolactone decarboxylase family protein, translating into MSERLNYNHVAPAGAKALGGVYGYVMQSGLPATLVNLAYLRVSQINNCAYCLAMHTRDLLNGGVKIEKLALVQAWTEAGNLFDERERAALAWAETVTRVAETNVPEEAYQAARKVFTERELVDLTIAISLMNAYNRMSISFRNTPQAVLEKAA; encoded by the coding sequence ATGAGCGAACGTCTCAACTACAACCACGTCGCTCCGGCGGGCGCGAAGGCGCTGGGCGGCGTTTACGGCTACGTCATGCAGAGCGGGCTCCCCGCGACGCTGGTGAATCTCGCTTATCTGCGGGTCTCGCAGATCAACAACTGCGCCTATTGCCTCGCCATGCACACGCGCGATCTGCTCAACGGCGGGGTCAAGATCGAAAAGCTTGCGCTGGTCCAAGCGTGGACCGAGGCCGGCAATCTCTTCGACGAGCGGGAGCGCGCCGCACTCGCATGGGCGGAGACTGTCACCCGCGTTGCCGAGACCAACGTTCCGGAGGAGGCCTATCAAGCCGCGCGCAAGGTCTTCACGGAGCGCGAGTTGGTTGACCTCACGATCGCCATTAGCCTGATGAATGCGTACAATCGAATGTCAATCAGCTTCCGAAATACGCCGCAGGCCGTTCTTGAGAAGGCCGCCTGA
- the pdxR gene encoding MocR-like pyridoxine biosynthesis transcription factor PdxR produces MTKPLHLELDRSAKTPLAEQIHRGIRAAIESGVLAPGARLPSWQDLAAQLGVARGTVRIAYEKLSSAQLIVASRASGTHVVDRPSFPVRQDKAPVPGSFMEMYQELTAGPAIFQMGVPAQETFPATLLARMRAQAVRAEASTPAIYPDPRGELALRREIAAYLALARGIECDPSQIIITAGFSGGLGLALRVLGLEQKKAWMEDPGFPFTRRGMELARLFIMSIPVDAEGIDVDHGLKHAPDAALAVVTPGQQAPLGSTLSLARRSRLLDWAAQSNAWVIEDDYLSELQLKGRATPALASLDRAGRVIHIGSFSKTLTPALRLGFVVAPAALASRFAEAAACLAPAPGPAVQLATADFMREGHYLRHLRRTKRAYAAQGDALLKYLSQRTADVTLAGLAAVLWLPDGAPDLAIAREAAALGMAPTSLSLWYASKASARQGLLLGVATSPLKRIEPACERLLQIIGRLT; encoded by the coding sequence GTGACCAAGCCGCTGCATCTGGAGCTCGATCGTTCCGCCAAGACGCCCTTGGCAGAGCAGATCCACAGGGGGATCAGGGCCGCCATCGAGAGCGGCGTGCTCGCGCCGGGCGCGCGCCTGCCCTCCTGGCAGGATCTGGCAGCTCAGCTTGGTGTCGCGCGTGGCACCGTGCGCATCGCGTATGAGAAGCTTTCGTCCGCCCAACTGATCGTCGCCAGCCGCGCCAGCGGAACGCATGTGGTGGATCGGCCGTCCTTCCCCGTTCGCCAGGACAAGGCCCCGGTGCCAGGCTCCTTCATGGAAATGTACCAGGAGCTCACTGCGGGGCCTGCGATCTTTCAGATGGGTGTGCCGGCCCAGGAGACCTTTCCTGCCACGCTGCTCGCGCGTATGCGCGCGCAGGCGGTTCGCGCCGAAGCGAGCACGCCAGCGATCTACCCTGATCCACGCGGCGAGTTGGCGTTACGGCGCGAAATCGCGGCTTACCTGGCGTTGGCCCGTGGGATCGAATGCGACCCGTCGCAGATCATCATCACCGCTGGTTTCAGCGGCGGCCTCGGATTGGCGCTCCGCGTCCTCGGGCTCGAGCAGAAGAAGGCCTGGATGGAGGACCCGGGCTTTCCCTTCACCCGGCGCGGTATGGAGCTTGCGCGATTATTCATCATGTCGATCCCCGTCGACGCTGAGGGCATCGACGTCGACCACGGATTGAAACACGCGCCCGACGCGGCGCTTGCGGTCGTGACGCCGGGACAGCAGGCGCCGCTTGGATCGACTTTATCGCTGGCACGGCGCTCGCGCCTGCTTGATTGGGCTGCGCAAAGCAACGCCTGGGTGATCGAGGATGACTACCTGAGCGAACTCCAGCTCAAAGGCCGGGCCACACCCGCGCTCGCCTCGCTCGACCGCGCCGGCCGGGTCATTCACATCGGCTCCTTCAGCAAGACCCTGACACCCGCTCTGCGGCTGGGCTTCGTCGTCGCTCCGGCCGCCCTGGCATCGCGATTTGCGGAAGCTGCGGCGTGCCTTGCGCCGGCGCCCGGCCCCGCGGTGCAGCTCGCAACTGCCGACTTCATGCGCGAGGGCCATTATCTCCGGCATCTTCGACGCACGAAGCGCGCCTACGCGGCCCAAGGCGATGCGTTGCTGAAATATCTTTCCCAGCGCACCGCAGATGTGACGCTCGCCGGACTGGCTGCAGTCTTGTGGTTGCCGGACGGAGCTCCTGACCTCGCCATCGCCAGGGAAGCAGCCGCGCTTGGAATGGCGCCTACGTCATTATCCCTCTGGTATGCGTCGAAGGCTTCGGCGAGGCAGGGACTCTTGCTTGGGGTTGCGACATCTCCGCTCAAGCGGATCGAGCCAGCATGCGAGCGGTTGCTTCAGATCATTGGCCGTTTGACGTGA
- the map gene encoding type I methionyl aminopeptidase, whose product MTISDDNDLTRLKEIGRIVANTLEAMGKALEPGMTTSELDLIGRKLLEAAGARSAPELAYDFPGATCISVNEEIAHGIPGERRIARSDLVNIDVSAEKNGFFADTGASFAVPPVTRAIERLCRDGRRAMWTGLRQVGTGKPMAGIGEAIGTFARKNGYSLVRNLASHGVGLSLHEEPTEIATWPDRSERRIMGEGLVFTVEPFLSLGAEWAEDGEGPWTLYSSPEAPTVQYEHTVIATRNGPLIVTMAG is encoded by the coding sequence ATGACGATCTCAGACGACAACGACCTCACTCGCCTGAAAGAAATCGGGCGCATCGTCGCCAACACCTTGGAGGCGATGGGCAAGGCGCTTGAGCCGGGCATGACCACCTCCGAGCTCGACCTGATCGGCCGGAAGCTGCTGGAGGCTGCTGGAGCGCGCTCTGCTCCGGAACTGGCCTACGACTTTCCCGGCGCGACCTGCATCAGCGTGAATGAAGAGATCGCTCACGGCATCCCGGGTGAGCGTCGGATCGCGCGTAGCGATCTCGTCAACATCGACGTGTCGGCCGAGAAGAACGGCTTCTTTGCCGACACGGGAGCCTCGTTCGCCGTTCCGCCCGTTACCCGGGCGATCGAGCGCCTTTGCAGGGACGGCCGGCGGGCGATGTGGACAGGCCTGCGGCAGGTCGGGACGGGCAAGCCGATGGCCGGCATCGGCGAAGCCATTGGAACGTTCGCTCGCAAGAACGGATACAGCCTGGTCCGCAATCTCGCCAGTCACGGTGTCGGCCTGTCGCTTCATGAGGAGCCGACGGAGATCGCAACATGGCCCGACCGCTCCGAGCGCCGCATCATGGGCGAGGGTCTGGTGTTCACCGTCGAGCCATTCCTGTCCCTGGGTGCCGAATGGGCTGAGGACGGTGAAGGCCCATGGACGCTCTACAGCAGCCCCGAGGCGCCGACCGTTCAGTACGAGCACACCGTGATTGCGACGCGGAACGGACCTTTGATCGTCACCATGGCAGGCTGA
- a CDS encoding GAF domain-containing protein — protein MTTATGLYSADRNSVLATLGDYIREISNPDDLAYAAAELLGRSLKVSRAGYGTVDTTDETITIVRDWNAPGISSLAGVLRFRDYGSYIEDLKRGETVICADAEKDPRVGDRARALEAISARALVNMPISEPDGVVALLYLNNATPRQWSRDELELIRDVAERTRTAVERRRAETAVRENEARLLFLDALNKETAKTRDADGVMAVTTRMLGEHLGVSNCAYADMDPDQDGFTIRGDWAAPGAMHIVGHYSLADFGVKAVRELGAGRPLIINDNLKEIAPEEAATFQSIGIGSTICMPLVKEGQLTALMAIHHRGPHRWTSRELALLTEVTERSWAHIERVRSEQAARDAAERLVLANKAAGIGTWDYDPVNDVLRWDNRCKEVFGLSPDAEVSYEESFLKGIHPADRQRVHEAVSAALNSEAPTSYNIEYRTVGIEDGVERWIAATGQAIFFDGQAVRFIGTVLDISAQKKTERHLRILNDTGASVARERDLEKIVQIVTDAGVELTGAQFGAFFYNVLTPDGGSYMLYSLSGVARSAFENFPMPRNTAVFEPTFKGTGVVRSEDILQDPRYGKNAPRKGMPDGHLPVRSYLAVPVISRAGEVLGGLFFGHAETGQFQAEHEAALLGIAGHAATAIDNARLLTRLEALNAELEQRVADEIAERMKAEEQLRQSQKMEAVGQLTGGIAHDFNNMLAVILGSLNLAKRRLGKGEVNIDRFIEGAIDGASRAATLTQRLLAFSRQQPLAPEVVDINKMVGGMSELLERSLGELVRLETVLAAGLWRVKADPAQLESALINLAVNARDAMPKGGRLTIETSNASIDRKFALEYALSPGQYVLIAVTDNGTGIAADVLGKVFDPFFTTKVVGKGTGLGLSQVYGFVRQSGGHVKIYSEVDVGTTVKIYLPRFAGKEAVSTPSQGVTHPGASLQSETILVVEDDERVRSISSESLRELGYKVIEAASAKEAIRTIENGFVPDLLFTDVVMPDMTGAELAAELSKRHPELKVLFTTGYTRNAIVHNGMLDAGKHLLSKPFAIEDLAAKVRHLLDEG, from the coding sequence ATGACGACAGCGACCGGGCTCTACTCGGCCGATCGCAATTCCGTCCTGGCCACACTCGGCGACTACATCCGAGAGATCAGCAATCCCGACGATCTCGCTTATGCTGCCGCAGAACTGCTCGGTCGTAGCCTCAAGGTCAGCAGGGCAGGGTATGGCACGGTCGACACCACCGACGAAACCATCACCATCGTCCGCGACTGGAACGCGCCGGGCATCTCGAGCCTCGCCGGGGTGCTGCGCTTCCGCGACTACGGCAGCTACATCGAAGACCTGAAGCGTGGTGAGACCGTCATCTGTGCCGATGCCGAGAAAGACCCTCGCGTCGGCGACCGCGCCCGAGCCCTCGAGGCGATCTCCGCGCGCGCGCTCGTCAACATGCCGATCTCCGAGCCGGACGGGGTCGTTGCGCTGCTGTACCTCAACAACGCCACGCCGCGGCAATGGAGCCGCGACGAGCTGGAGCTGATCCGCGATGTTGCCGAGCGCACGCGCACCGCGGTCGAACGCCGCCGCGCGGAGACGGCGGTGCGGGAGAACGAAGCCCGGCTGCTTTTCCTGGACGCGCTCAACAAGGAGACGGCCAAGACCCGCGATGCCGACGGCGTGATGGCGGTGACCACCAGGATGCTGGGTGAGCATCTCGGCGTGTCCAATTGCGCCTATGCCGACATGGATCCCGATCAGGACGGCTTCACCATTCGCGGGGATTGGGCCGCGCCCGGTGCGATGCATATCGTTGGCCATTACAGCCTGGCTGATTTCGGCGTGAAGGCGGTGCGAGAGCTGGGTGCCGGCCGGCCGCTCATCATCAACGACAATCTGAAGGAGATTGCGCCGGAGGAAGCTGCGACCTTCCAAAGTATCGGGATCGGTTCGACGATCTGCATGCCCCTGGTCAAGGAAGGGCAGCTCACCGCCTTGATGGCGATCCATCACCGCGGCCCGCATCGGTGGACGTCGCGCGAGCTCGCCTTGCTCACGGAGGTGACCGAGCGATCATGGGCGCATATCGAGCGCGTCCGATCTGAACAGGCCGCCCGGGATGCCGCCGAACGGCTGGTGCTCGCGAATAAGGCGGCCGGTATCGGCACCTGGGATTACGATCCGGTCAACGACGTTCTGCGATGGGACAATCGCTGCAAGGAGGTGTTCGGTCTCTCGCCGGACGCCGAGGTCAGCTATGAAGAGTCTTTCCTCAAGGGCATTCATCCCGCAGACAGGCAGCGTGTGCACGAGGCTGTGTCCGCCGCCCTCAATTCCGAGGCGCCGACAAGCTACAACATCGAATATCGGACCGTCGGCATCGAGGATGGTGTCGAGCGCTGGATCGCCGCGACAGGTCAAGCCATCTTTTTCGACGGCCAGGCCGTTCGATTCATCGGGACGGTGCTGGACATCTCCGCGCAAAAGAAGACTGAGCGACATCTCAGAATCTTGAACGATACGGGGGCTTCGGTCGCCCGCGAACGCGATCTCGAGAAGATCGTGCAGATCGTGACCGATGCCGGCGTCGAGCTGACGGGCGCCCAGTTCGGGGCCTTCTTCTACAACGTTCTGACGCCGGACGGCGGCAGCTACATGCTCTATTCGCTGTCCGGGGTGGCGCGATCGGCCTTCGAGAACTTCCCGATGCCGCGCAACACGGCCGTGTTCGAGCCGACGTTCAAAGGCACCGGCGTGGTGCGGTCCGAGGACATCCTGCAGGACCCGCGCTACGGCAAGAACGCGCCGCGGAAGGGCATGCCCGACGGCCATCTCCCCGTTCGGTCGTATCTGGCGGTCCCTGTGATCTCGCGGGCGGGAGAGGTGCTCGGGGGATTGTTCTTCGGTCATGCCGAGACGGGCCAATTCCAAGCCGAGCATGAGGCCGCGTTGCTCGGGATTGCGGGCCATGCCGCCACCGCGATCGACAACGCCCGGCTTCTGACCCGGCTTGAGGCGCTCAATGCCGAGCTGGAGCAACGCGTCGCAGACGAGATTGCCGAGCGCATGAAGGCCGAGGAGCAGCTGCGGCAATCCCAGAAGATGGAAGCCGTCGGGCAGTTGACCGGCGGGATCGCCCACGACTTCAACAACATGCTGGCCGTCATCCTCGGCAGCTTGAATCTCGCCAAGCGGCGGCTCGGCAAGGGAGAGGTCAACATCGACCGCTTCATCGAGGGCGCCATCGATGGCGCAAGCCGCGCGGCCACCCTGACGCAAAGGCTGCTCGCGTTCTCACGCCAGCAGCCTCTGGCGCCGGAAGTCGTCGACATCAACAAGATGGTCGGCGGAATGAGCGAGCTGCTCGAGCGCTCGCTCGGCGAGCTTGTCCGCCTCGAGACGGTTCTTGCGGCCGGCCTCTGGCGCGTCAAGGCGGACCCGGCCCAGCTGGAAAGCGCGCTCATCAATCTTGCCGTCAATGCGCGCGATGCGATGCCGAAGGGCGGCAGGCTGACGATCGAGACCAGCAACGCCTCGATCGACCGGAAATTTGCCCTCGAATACGCACTATCGCCCGGACAATATGTTCTCATCGCCGTGACGGACAACGGCACGGGCATTGCGGCCGATGTGTTGGGAAAGGTGTTCGATCCGTTCTTCACGACCAAGGTCGTGGGCAAAGGCACCGGCCTCGGTCTCAGCCAGGTCTACGGCTTCGTGCGGCAGTCCGGCGGCCATGTCAAAATCTATTCGGAGGTCGACGTCGGCACCACCGTGAAGATCTATCTTCCGCGCTTCGCGGGCAAGGAGGCCGTGTCAACTCCGTCGCAGGGCGTGACGCATCCCGGAGCAAGTCTTCAGAGCGAAACCATTCTCGTCGTCGAGGACGATGAACGCGTCCGCAGCATCTCGTCCGAAAGCCTGCGCGAGCTCGGCTATAAGGTGATCGAAGCCGCGAGCGCCAAGGAGGCGATCAGGACGATCGAAAATGGTTTCGTTCCGGATCTGCTGTTCACCGACGTCGTCATGCCCGACATGACCGGCGCCGAGCTTGCTGCCGAGCTGTCGAAGCGCCATCCGGAGCTGAAGGTGCTGTTCACCACGGGCTATACGCGCAACGCGATCGTTCACAACGGCATGCTCGATGCGGGAAAGCATCTGCTGTCCAAGCCCTTTGCGATCGAGGACCTCGCCGCCAAGGTCCGCCATCTGCTCGACGAGGGTTGA
- a CDS encoding helix-turn-helix transcriptional regulator: MADPRRVEFGDFLRSRREKLSPKSVGLPAGRRRRTAGLRREEVAQLAGIGVDWYIRLEQGRTVSPSVTTVDALARALRLSKTEHAHLKALARDGVRAAFVPEIVPPPIRRMIESLTQPAYITGRRWDVLAWNAAAEEIFGFGQLPEQDRNTLLLVLTNKQTRKFYGAGWTDVAKSMVAMFRATHDVWAGDPAFTELLTRLRQGSPEFVKWWEAHEIRSTASGFKTMNHPTKGVLRFEHTSFQANDDPALKLVIYTPV; the protein is encoded by the coding sequence ATGGCCGATCCACGCCGCGTCGAATTCGGCGATTTCCTCAGGTCGCGCCGCGAGAAGCTATCGCCGAAGAGCGTCGGGCTTCCGGCGGGCCGCCGGCGACGCACTGCGGGCCTGCGGCGCGAGGAGGTCGCCCAGCTCGCCGGCATCGGCGTCGATTGGTACATCCGCCTCGAGCAGGGCCGCACCGTAAGCCCTTCCGTCACCACCGTGGACGCGCTGGCGCGGGCGCTGCGCCTCTCCAAGACCGAGCACGCGCATCTGAAGGCGCTGGCGCGCGACGGGGTGAGAGCCGCCTTCGTGCCCGAGATCGTGCCGCCGCCCATCCGACGGATGATCGAGAGCCTGACGCAGCCGGCCTACATCACCGGACGGCGCTGGGACGTGCTGGCCTGGAACGCGGCGGCCGAGGAGATCTTCGGCTTCGGGCAACTGCCGGAGCAGGATCGCAACACGCTGCTGCTGGTGCTCACGAACAAGCAAACGCGAAAATTCTACGGCGCAGGCTGGACCGATGTGGCCAAGAGCATGGTCGCGATGTTCCGTGCCACCCACGACGTCTGGGCGGGCGATCCCGCCTTCACCGAGCTGCTCACGCGGCTGCGCCAGGGCAGCCCGGAATTCGTCAAATGGTGGGAAGCGCACGAGATCCGCAGCACCGCCTCGGGCTTCAAGACCATGAACCACCCGACCAAGGGCGTGCTCCGGTTCGAGCACACGAGCTTTCAGGCCAACGACGATCCCGCGCTGAAGCTCGTGATCTATACGCCGGTGTAG
- a CDS encoding zinc-binding dehydrogenase yields MKAAVLKSFGSPLAIENVPEPVLGTGEVIVDVVATRVLSYMNEVFDGTRNYALDLPIIPGPGGIGRVRAIGPDATRLAVGDWVFCDPTVRSRDDATAPDIALQGLTAAGPGGMRLQQHFRHGSFAEQMRVPTENVKRIGTITSEEATHWCALGTLLVPYGAFLAANLQAGETVLVSGATGNFGSAAVSVALAMGAACVVAPGRNENILADLVRRFGARVKPVKLTGAEDDDREAMKRAASGPIDCVFDIMPPSVSATVVRAAVMTVRAYGRVVLMGGVGMAGGAGLDLPYPWIMRNCISIHGVWMYPPDAASRLIALVRAGLLKLDEYQAIAFDLDHANAAVEHAAAHGGPFKLTVIRP; encoded by the coding sequence ATGAAAGCTGCCGTGCTCAAATCCTTTGGCTCGCCCCTGGCGATCGAGAACGTCCCCGAACCAGTGCTCGGCACCGGCGAGGTCATCGTCGATGTCGTCGCCACCCGCGTGCTGTCCTACATGAACGAGGTCTTCGACGGGACGCGCAACTACGCGCTCGATCTGCCGATCATCCCCGGCCCTGGCGGCATCGGCCGCGTGCGCGCGATCGGCCCTGATGCCACTAGGCTTGCCGTCGGCGACTGGGTGTTCTGCGATCCGACGGTGCGTTCGCGCGACGACGCCACAGCGCCCGACATCGCGTTGCAAGGGCTGACCGCCGCCGGCCCCGGCGGCATGCGCCTGCAACAGCATTTTCGCCATGGCTCCTTTGCCGAGCAGATGCGGGTGCCGACCGAGAACGTCAAACGGATCGGCACGATCACATCAGAGGAAGCGACGCACTGGTGCGCGTTGGGCACGCTGCTCGTGCCCTATGGCGCCTTCCTCGCCGCCAATCTGCAAGCAGGTGAGACCGTGCTGGTGAGCGGAGCGACCGGCAATTTCGGCAGCGCGGCCGTCTCGGTCGCACTCGCGATGGGCGCAGCGTGCGTGGTCGCACCTGGCCGCAACGAAAATATCCTGGCCGATCTCGTCCGCCGCTTCGGCGCCCGCGTGAAGCCGGTCAAACTCACCGGCGCGGAGGATGACGATCGCGAAGCGATGAAGCGCGCCGCATCAGGCCCGATCGACTGCGTATTCGACATCATGCCGCCCTCGGTGAGCGCGACTGTGGTGCGCGCGGCGGTCATGACGGTGCGCGCTTACGGCCGCGTCGTACTGATGGGCGGCGTCGGCATGGCGGGCGGTGCAGGGCTAGACCTGCCCTACCCCTGGATCATGCGCAATTGCATCAGCATCCACGGCGTCTGGATGTACCCGCCCGACGCCGCGAGCCGCCTGATCGCGCTGGTGCGCGCCGGGCTGCTCAAACTGGACGAATATCAGGCAATCGCGTTCGATCTCGATCACGCCAACGCGGCGGTCGAACACGCCGCCGCCCATGGCGGGCCGTTCAAATTGACGGTGATCAGGCCTTGA